Proteins from a genomic interval of Thamnophis elegans isolate rThaEle1 chromosome 2, rThaEle1.pri, whole genome shotgun sequence:
- the LOC116502540 gene encoding zinc finger protein 626-like, whose amino-acid sequence MGEKPYKCLECRKSFRLSSQLTSHKRSHTGEKPYKCMDCGKTLRWSSKLTLHKRIHGEKPYAYMDWGKSFSKSSSLTLHKRVHTGAKPYSCVECGKSFKQSSKLSSHKRIHTREKPYKCAECGKTFRLGSQLTSHKRIHTGENPYSCAECGKSFSRSSNLTSHKRLHMGEKPCICLMFGKSFRLRSFLASHKKIHLGEKAYKYTECGKGFGQSFDLASHKRLSKSANLILPEEFV is encoded by the exons ATGGGGGAGAAACcttataaatgcctggagtgtagAAAGAGCTTCAGGTTGAGCAGCCAACTTACTTCACATAAAAGGagccacactggggagaaaccgtaTAAATGTATGGACTGTGGAAAGACCTTAAGGTGGAGCAGTAAACTTACTTTGCATAAAAGGATCCAT ggagagaaaccatatgctTATATGGACTGGGGAAAGAGCTTCAGCAAGAGCAGTTCTCTTACTTTACATAAAAGGGTCCACACAGGGGCGAAACCATATTCTTGTGTGGAGTGCGGAAAGAGCTTCAAACAAAGCAGCAAACTTTCATCTCATAAGAGGATCCACACCAGGGAGAAACCATACAAATGTGCAGAGTGCGGAAAGACCTTCAGATTGGGCAGCCAGCTGACatctcataaaaggatccacacaggagagaatccGTACTCATGCGCAgagtgtgggaagagctttaGTCGGAGTAGTAACCTGACTTCTCATAAAAGACTTCACATGGGCGAGAAACCCTGTATCTGTCTGATGTTTGGGAAGAGTTTCAGGTTGAGGAGTTTCCTGGCTTCCCACAAAAAGATCCATCTGGGGGAGAAAGCTTACAAATACacagagtgtggaaagggctttggTCAGAGTTTTGACTTGGCTTCTCATAAAAGACTCTCCAAGAGTGCAAATCTTATTCTACCCGAAGAATTTGTGTAA